A window from Leifsonia shinshuensis encodes these proteins:
- a CDS encoding NAD(P)H-quinone dehydrogenase gives MAYEFERKQRIAVLGGGPGGYEAALAGAQLGADVTLVERSGVGGSAVITDVVPSKSLIATAEATNSIGEATDLGVQFFSRGDTGKPVRPEIAVNLSAVNKRLVGLARQQSEDMRAELVRSGVRIVNGEGRLDGDGAIIVSTAKGDSGTDFDRVEGDTIVIAVGASPRILPSAVPDGERILTWTQLYDLQSVPSHLIVVGSGVTGAEFASAYTALGSKVTLISSRDQVLPGEDADAAAVIENVFKRNGMQVLSKSRAESVVRTENGVIATLTDGRTVEGSHCLMAVGSVPNTSGIGLEEAGVQVTKSGHIRVNRVARTSIPNIYAAGDCSDSLPLASVASMQGRTAVFHAMGDAVNPIELRNVTSNIFTQPEIATVGWSQKQIEEGIAQGDVYKLPLKSNPRAKMLGIRDGFVKLFARTGSGTVIGGVIVAPRASELIFPLALAVEQRLTVDEVARAFTVYPSLSGSITDAARAMHIVL, from the coding sequence ATGGCGTATGAATTCGAGCGGAAGCAGCGCATCGCGGTTCTCGGCGGCGGCCCGGGCGGCTACGAGGCGGCCCTGGCGGGCGCGCAGCTCGGCGCCGACGTGACCCTGGTGGAGCGTTCCGGGGTGGGTGGCTCCGCGGTCATCACCGACGTGGTGCCGTCCAAGAGCCTGATCGCGACCGCGGAGGCGACCAACTCGATCGGCGAGGCCACCGACCTCGGCGTCCAGTTCTTCTCGCGGGGAGACACCGGGAAGCCGGTCCGTCCCGAGATCGCGGTCAACCTGTCGGCGGTCAACAAGCGGCTGGTCGGGCTCGCCCGGCAGCAGTCGGAGGACATGCGGGCGGAGCTCGTCCGCTCGGGCGTGCGCATCGTCAACGGGGAGGGCCGCCTCGACGGCGACGGCGCGATCATCGTGTCCACCGCGAAGGGCGACTCCGGCACCGACTTCGACCGGGTCGAGGGCGACACGATCGTCATCGCCGTCGGCGCGAGCCCGCGCATCCTGCCGTCCGCCGTCCCGGACGGGGAGCGCATCCTCACCTGGACCCAGCTCTACGACCTGCAGTCGGTGCCGTCGCACCTCATCGTGGTCGGGTCGGGTGTCACCGGCGCGGAGTTCGCCTCGGCGTACACGGCGCTCGGCTCGAAGGTCACGCTCATCTCCTCCCGCGACCAGGTGCTGCCCGGCGAGGATGCGGACGCGGCGGCCGTGATCGAGAACGTCTTCAAGCGCAACGGCATGCAGGTGCTGTCGAAGTCCCGCGCCGAGTCGGTGGTGCGCACCGAGAACGGCGTGATCGCCACCCTCACCGACGGACGCACCGTCGAAGGGTCCCACTGCCTCATGGCCGTCGGCTCCGTGCCCAACACATCCGGGATCGGGCTCGAGGAGGCCGGGGTCCAGGTCACGAAGTCCGGCCACATCCGGGTCAACCGCGTGGCGCGCACGTCCATCCCGAACATCTACGCCGCGGGCGACTGCTCCGACTCGCTGCCGCTCGCCTCCGTCGCCAGCATGCAGGGCCGCACCGCGGTCTTCCATGCGATGGGCGACGCGGTCAACCCGATCGAGCTCCGCAACGTGACCTCGAACATCTTCACGCAGCCGGAGATCGCCACGGTCGGGTGGAGCCAGAAGCAGATCGAGGAGGGCATCGCGCAGGGCGACGTCTACAAGCTGCCGCTCAAATCGAACCCGCGGGCCAAGATGCTGGGCATCCGCGACGGCTTCGTGAAGCTGTTCGCGCGCACCGGCTCTGGCACGGTCATCGGCGGTGTCATCGTCGCGCCGCGCGCCTCCGAGCTGATCTTCCCGCTCGCGCTCGCCGTCGAGCAGCGGCTGACCGTCGACGAGGTGGCCCGGGCGTTCACGGTGTACCCGTCGCTCTCCGGCTCCATCACCGACGCGGCACGCGCGATGCACATCGTGCTCTGA